The DNA region AACTTATCTCAATTTTAGTTATCTTAAGCGCAATTCGTTTCGTAACTTATATATATTATTTGATTATCTAAATTTAATTTGCGGCATTCATAACTATCCGCGCTGGTGCACGGCATTTGATCCATTTACTCTGCGTTGATGACGAACCAGATTTTCTGGAAATTACTAAATTATTTCTTGAGGCAGAAGGCGATTTTGAAGTTATCACCGTTACAAACACAGATGAAGCTGAGAAAATTATCTGGAACAGAATTATTGACGCCATTGTCTGTGATTATCAGATGCCAGGAAAAGATGGCTTAGAATTTCTCGGAGACTTGAGATCAAAAGGTTGTACTTTACCATTTATTCTTTTTACTGGAAAAGGTAGGGAAGAAGTTGCTATAATGGCCCTAAACTTAGGAGCTGATAGATATATTCAGAAAGGTCACGACTTAAAGGCTCAATTCAAAGAAGTTGCGCATGCTGTAAGAATGGCTGTAAAGCAAAGAAAGGATGACGAAGCAATCAAAAATAAAGAGGCGAGACTCTCCGCCATATTCCGTGCAGCTCCGATAGGAATAGGGTTAGTATCTGATAGAATCCTCATAGAGGTAAATGACCGTTTGTGCGAAATGCTCGGTTATAAGCGTGAGGATTTGTTGGGTAAGTCGGCACGAGTGCTCTATCCAACCGATGATGATTTTAATTATGTGGGAAAAGTAAAATATTCCCATATTTCAGAATGTGGAAGTGGAAGTGTCGAGACAAAATGGCTAAGAAAAGATGGTAAAGTATTGGATATTTTACTTAGTTCCACCGCCATAGATCCTCAAAATCTTAAGAAGGGCGTTGTATTCACTGCATTGGACATCACCACCCATAAGAAGACTTTGCAGGAATTGAAATTGTCCGAGGAACGTTGGAAATTTGCACTCGAAGGATCAGGCGATGGTATTTTCGATTGGGATATCGAAAATGACAAAGTGTTCTTTTCCATTCGTTGGAAACAAATTTTAGGTTATAATGACGATGAAATTGAAAATGAAATAATGGAATGGAAAAAGAGGATACATCCAGATGATATAGTTAAAGTAATGTTACATCTTGATGCTCATTTAAAGGGTGAAACGAACAAGTTCGAAATGGAATATCGATTGCAATGCAAAGATGGAAATTACAAGTGGATTTTGGCACGAGGTATGGTCATAGAAAGATGTAATGGGCGTCCAATCCGTATGCTTGGTACTCACTCGGATATTACAAATAGAAAAATAATGGAAATAGAGAAGTTAGAAAGTGAACAAAGATTTCGCGCCATATTTCAATCGATGAATGAGGGCATGGCATTGCATGAATTGATATACGATCAAGAAGGAAATGCCATAGACTACCGAATCTTAGCGGTTAATCCTAGATATGAGAAAATACTCGGTCTCAAAGCAATAGATGTTGTGGGCAAACTTGCTACTCAGGTTTATCAGGTAGCTCAGGCACCGTTTTTAAATGAATATCAAGAAGTAGTGAAAACGGGTTTGGCCAAGGAATTGGATGTGTTCTATGAACCGTTAATGAAATATTTTCATATTTCCGTAGCGTCATTAGGATCAAGCCAATTTGTAACCATATTTTTTGATACTACGGCGCTAAAAATCCTAGAGCGTGAAATGGCCGAGCGAGAAGCGCAACTCCGACTAGTTACAGATAATATGGAAGACATAGTCTACCAAACGGATGAAGAAGATCGCGTTGTGTTCGTCAGCCCTTCCATTACCAGAAAATTGGGATGTCGTATCGAGGATATTGTTGGAAAGAAAGCGACGAACAATATTCATGATGAAGATTCAGAAATAATTTGGAGACAGTATACTTCAGCTATAGCAGCTCATGAGCCTAAAGCGCGTATGGAAATGAGATATCGTGCATCATCTGGTGAGTATATATGGTTGGAAACGGAGATGAGATTTATTTATGGACATGATGGTAGATTCAAAGGATGTGTTGGTGTTGCTCGCGATATTAGCGATAGGAAGATGGCGGAATCTGCAGCGGCTTTGGCCAATAAAAAGCTCAGACTATTGAATTCCGTCACGCGACATGATGTGATTAATCAAATTGTCATCCTTAAAGGTTTCCTTGAAATAGACTCAAAGATTTTGAAAGATACTCAAATAAAAGAACATTTTGAAAAAATGAAGCACGCTCTTTCGAATATCCAAAATCAAATAGATTTTATGCATGATTATCAAATAATGGGTGAGACTTCGCCTCATTGGCAAAGCTTACGGGAAGTTTTTCTTTCTGCCCTTTCAGAATTTCAATTAAAAGATGTCGAGGTTAATATAAATATCAATGGCGTTGATATTTTCGCCGATCGCCTTCTAAAAAAGGTATTTCAGAATTTAATCGATAATTCTTTACGCCATGGAGGAGGAATTACAAAAATCGAATTGTCAGTACATTATCATGAAAATTTTCTGAATATAATTTATAATGATGATGGTGAAGGAATACATCCAGATGAAAAAAAGAGGATTTTCGAGCTAGGATATGGGAAAAACACTGGTTTTGGTCTTTTTTTAACCAAGGAGATCCTAGAACTTACTGGCATATCCATCGAAGAGTGTGGCGAGTTCGGGAAAGGCGTTAAGTTCATAATCAGAGTTCCTTTCGGGGTTTGGCGTCTGAAAAGCGAATCTATTCTTTGATCATATGACGGGTCTTATGATCATCCAATACGCGAAGGGAAACCGATTCACTTTTTGTAAGAGCCATGAACGCTCCTATTTGAATAGCTTCCATTAGTTCATCGTGACTCGCTCCCGCTTTGTAGGCCGCATCGATGTGGACCTCTAAGCAATGAACACTAGCCAGGGCGCTTCCCGCTGCGACAGCCGCAATTTCTGCTGATTTTCGATCTAAAT from Methanomassiliicoccales archaeon includes:
- a CDS encoding PAS domain S-box protein is translated as MIHLLCVDDEPDFLEITKLFLEAEGDFEVITVTNTDEAEKIIWNRIIDAIVCDYQMPGKDGLEFLGDLRSKGCTLPFILFTGKGREEVAIMALNLGADRYIQKGHDLKAQFKEVAHAVRMAVKQRKDDEAIKNKEARLSAIFRAAPIGIGLVSDRILIEVNDRLCEMLGYKREDLLGKSARVLYPTDDDFNYVGKVKYSHISECGSGSVETKWLRKDGKVLDILLSSTAIDPQNLKKGVVFTALDITTHKKTLQELKLSEERWKFALEGSGDGIFDWDIENDKVFFSIRWKQILGYNDDEIENEIMEWKKRIHPDDIVKVMLHLDAHLKGETNKFEMEYRLQCKDGNYKWILARGMVIERCNGRPIRMLGTHSDITNRKIMEIEKLESEQRFRAIFQSMNEGMALHELIYDQEGNAIDYRILAVNPRYEKILGLKAIDVVGKLATQVYQVAQAPFLNEYQEVVKTGLAKELDVFYEPLMKYFHISVASLGSSQFVTIFFDTTALKILEREMAEREAQLRLVTDNMEDIVYQTDEEDRVVFVSPSITRKLGCRIEDIVGKKATNNIHDEDSEIIWRQYTSAIAAHEPKARMEMRYRASSGEYIWLETEMRFIYGHDGRFKGCVGVARDISDRKMAESAAALANKKLRLLNSVTRHDVINQIVILKGFLEIDSKILKDTQIKEHFEKMKHALSNIQNQIDFMHDYQIMGETSPHWQSLREVFLSALSEFQLKDVEVNININGVDIFADRLLKKVFQNLIDNSLRHGGGITKIELSVHYHENFLNIIYNDDGEGIHPDEKKRIFELGYGKNTGFGLFLTKEILELTGISIEECGEFGKGVKFIIRVPFGVWRLKSESIL
- a CDS encoding carboxymuconolactone decarboxylase family protein, giving the protein MLELTLDNNDEAIRKKVECRLGELEELYGKVPFVSKALSERPDIFLPYSYLADAAVQRTKYLDRKSAEIAAVAAGSALASVHCLEVHIDAAYKAGASHDELMEAIQIGAFMALTKSESVSLRVLDDHKTRHMIKE